A genomic stretch from Setaria italica strain Yugu1 chromosome VII, Setaria_italica_v2.0, whole genome shotgun sequence includes:
- the LOC101779147 gene encoding putative glucose-6-phosphate 1-epimerase isoform X2 — protein MSWMTSLAIFKPPKAIRGGIPICFPQFGTQGNLEKHGFARNRFWAIDDNPPPFPVNTAIKTFADLILKPSEEDLKVWPHSFEFRLRVALAPGGDLILTSRIRNTNIDGRTFSFTFAYHTYLSVSDISEIRVEGLETLDYFDNLNEKERFTEQGDAIVFEAEVDKIYLDAPSKIAIIDHEKKRTYVLRKDGLPDTVVWNPWDKKSKNMQDLGDEEYKHMLCVEPAAVEKLITLKPGEEWKGRMELSAVPSSYCSGQLDPEKVLQGLEF, from the exons ATGTCATGGATGACCTCATTG GCCATTTTCAAGCCTCCAAAAGCAATCCGTGGTGGAATACCTATTTGCTTTCCCCAA TTTGGAACACAAGGAAATCTTGAGAAACATGGATTTGCAAGGAACCGTTTCTGGGCTATTGATGATAATCCTCCACCTTTTCCAGTAAACACTGCTATAAAAACTTTCGCTGATCTCATTCTGAAGCCTTCTGAAGAAGATCTCAAGGTTTGGCCTCACAG CTTTGAATTTCGATTAAGAGTTGCTCTTGCACCTGGAGGAGATTTGATTCTCACTTCTCGAATAAGAAACACCAACATTGATGGAAGAACTTTCTCATTTACATTTGCATATCATACATACTTGTCTGTATCAGACATAAG TGAAATACGCGTTGAAGGGCTGGAGACATTGGACTACTTTGACAACCTGAACGAGAAAGAACGATTCACAGAACAAGGAGATGCAATTGTGTTTGAAGCAGAG GTTGACAAAATATATCTAGACGCACCatcaaaaattgcaatcatTGATCATGAGAAGAAAAGAACATATGTTTTACGGAAAGATGGACTTCCAGATACTG ttgtatggaaccCGTGGGATAAGAAGTCAAAAAATATGCAAGATTTGGGGGATGAAGAATACAAACACATGCTGTGCGTGGAGCCTGCAGCTGTTGAGAAACTCATTACCTTGAAGCCTGGTGAGGAGTGGAAAGGAAGGATGGAGCTCTCAGCTGTTCCTTCCAGTTACTGTAGTGGGCAACTGGATCCAGAGAAGGTTCTTCAGGGTTTAGAATTCTAA
- the LOC101779147 gene encoding putative glucose-6-phosphate 1-epimerase isoform X1: MAAATSSSSPPTPQPSSSVERTKGPTGLEKIVLREARGWSAEVHLYGGQVTSWKNDHGDELLFVSSKAIFKPPKAIRGGIPICFPQFGTQGNLEKHGFARNRFWAIDDNPPPFPVNTAIKTFADLILKPSEEDLKVWPHSFEFRLRVALAPGGDLILTSRIRNTNIDGRTFSFTFAYHTYLSVSDISEIRVEGLETLDYFDNLNEKERFTEQGDAIVFEAEVDKIYLDAPSKIAIIDHEKKRTYVLRKDGLPDTVVWNPWDKKSKNMQDLGDEEYKHMLCVEPAAVEKLITLKPGEEWKGRMELSAVPSSYCSGQLDPEKVLQGLEF, translated from the exons ATGGCCGCCgccacgtcgtcgtcgtctccgccAACGCCGCAGCCTTCGTCGTCCGTGGAGCGCACGAAGGGACCCACTGGCCTCGAGAAGATCGTGCTCCGCGAGGCGCGCGGCTGGTCCGCGGAG GTCCATTTATACGGAGGTCAAGTAACCTCTTGGAAGAATGACCATGGAGATGAGTTACTTTTTGTCAGCAGCAAG GCCATTTTCAAGCCTCCAAAAGCAATCCGTGGTGGAATACCTATTTGCTTTCCCCAA TTTGGAACACAAGGAAATCTTGAGAAACATGGATTTGCAAGGAACCGTTTCTGGGCTATTGATGATAATCCTCCACCTTTTCCAGTAAACACTGCTATAAAAACTTTCGCTGATCTCATTCTGAAGCCTTCTGAAGAAGATCTCAAGGTTTGGCCTCACAG CTTTGAATTTCGATTAAGAGTTGCTCTTGCACCTGGAGGAGATTTGATTCTCACTTCTCGAATAAGAAACACCAACATTGATGGAAGAACTTTCTCATTTACATTTGCATATCATACATACTTGTCTGTATCAGACATAAG TGAAATACGCGTTGAAGGGCTGGAGACATTGGACTACTTTGACAACCTGAACGAGAAAGAACGATTCACAGAACAAGGAGATGCAATTGTGTTTGAAGCAGAG GTTGACAAAATATATCTAGACGCACCatcaaaaattgcaatcatTGATCATGAGAAGAAAAGAACATATGTTTTACGGAAAGATGGACTTCCAGATACTG ttgtatggaaccCGTGGGATAAGAAGTCAAAAAATATGCAAGATTTGGGGGATGAAGAATACAAACACATGCTGTGCGTGGAGCCTGCAGCTGTTGAGAAACTCATTACCTTGAAGCCTGGTGAGGAGTGGAAAGGAAGGATGGAGCTCTCAGCTGTTCCTTCCAGTTACTGTAGTGGGCAACTGGATCCAGAGAAGGTTCTTCAGGGTTTAGAATTCTAA